A DNA window from Prochlorococcus marinus XMU1406 contains the following coding sequences:
- the atpB gene encoding F0F1 ATP synthase subunit A has translation MFFNSLLTNFAALEVGQHLYWQIGNIRLHGQVFLTSWILLGALLVFISLGTKKMENDPKGLQNLLEFLWDYIRDLARTQIGEKVYRDWMPFIGTLFLFVFVSNWGGALIPWRLIKLPSGELGAPTADINTTIALALLVSLSYFYAGLSNKGWRYFEYYVHPTPIMLPFKILEDFTKPLSLSFRLFGNILADELVVGVLVFLVPLILPIPVMFLGLFTSAIQALIFATLAAYYIGEAVEEHH, from the coding sequence ATGTTTTTTAATTCCTTGCTAACAAATTTTGCAGCATTAGAAGTTGGTCAACATCTTTATTGGCAAATTGGAAATATCAGACTTCATGGGCAGGTATTTTTAACATCTTGGATTTTATTAGGAGCTTTATTAGTTTTTATTTCTTTAGGAACTAAAAAAATGGAAAATGATCCTAAAGGCCTTCAAAACTTGCTTGAGTTTCTCTGGGATTACATAAGAGATCTTGCTAGGACTCAAATAGGTGAAAAAGTATATAGAGATTGGATGCCATTTATAGGTACTTTATTTTTATTCGTCTTTGTTAGTAATTGGGGAGGAGCTTTAATTCCTTGGAGATTGATTAAGTTACCAAGTGGAGAATTAGGAGCACCTACTGCAGATATCAATACAACTATAGCCTTGGCTTTATTGGTTTCACTTTCTTATTTCTATGCAGGGTTAAGCAATAAGGGTTGGAGATATTTCGAATATTATGTTCACCCAACTCCTATTATGCTTCCTTTCAAAATTCTAGAGGACTTTACGAAACCTTTATCACTCTCTTTCAGGCTATTTGGAAATATTTTGGCTGATGAACTTGTTGTTGGTGTTTTAGTATTCTTAGTTCCACTAATTCTGCCAATACCTGTTATGTTCCTAGGATTATTTACTAGTGCAATTCAGGCATTGATTTTCGCAACTTTAGCGGCCTACTACATTGGAGAA
- a CDS encoding FtsW/RodA/SpoVE family cell cycle protein, whose amino-acid sequence MEISQEKIKYKKISKRKKPFSSNYKKNLSNLTESIFPLPWTIWPYEAKILVILVGVWSILGISILGSSSWWVASREMGNWAYFLKKQIIWTIPGIGLFYFVLNTNIRNLLKFSRIIFYFLFFLIFLTNITGITVNGSSRWLVLGNLRLQPSELIKPFLILEASNLFAHWNLIKNDKKLISIFSFGLLILLILKQPNLSTASLTGILFWVMGLCGGVKSSSLWSFASLGLITGCISILNNEYQKLRITSFINPWKDQQESGFQLVQSLLAIGSGGLFGQGFGLSIQKLQYLPFMYTDFIFAIFAEEFGLLGCTLFLGFLAVFSYISLRISLKCRNNYTKLVAIGCGVLLIGQSIMHIAVATGSMPTTGLPLPFISYGGNSLIASFFIAGMLLRCSLESTGFIGMISTRKTLN is encoded by the coding sequence TTGGAGATAAGTCAAGAAAAAATAAAATATAAAAAAATTTCTAAAAGAAAAAAACCCTTTAGCTCTAATTACAAAAAAAATTTAAGCAATTTAACAGAATCTATTTTTCCTTTGCCTTGGACAATATGGCCTTATGAGGCAAAAATCCTCGTTATCCTCGTTGGAGTTTGGTCAATATTAGGAATATCCATTCTAGGATCGTCAAGTTGGTGGGTGGCTAGTAGAGAAATGGGAAATTGGGCTTATTTCTTAAAAAAACAAATTATTTGGACAATTCCAGGGATTGGTCTGTTTTATTTCGTTCTTAATACCAACATTAGAAATCTTTTAAAGTTTTCAAGAATTATTTTTTATTTTTTATTTTTTTTGATTTTTCTAACCAATATTACTGGAATTACAGTCAATGGCTCTTCAAGATGGTTAGTACTAGGGAATTTACGTTTACAACCATCTGAATTAATAAAGCCTTTTCTAATTCTTGAAGCTTCTAACCTTTTTGCTCATTGGAATCTGATAAAGAATGATAAAAAATTAATTTCAATATTTTCCTTTGGTTTATTAATTTTATTAATACTTAAGCAGCCTAATTTAAGTACTGCATCATTAACTGGAATTTTGTTTTGGGTAATGGGTTTATGTGGAGGCGTTAAATCTAGTTCTCTTTGGTCATTTGCTTCATTAGGATTGATCACTGGATGTATTAGTATCCTTAATAACGAATATCAAAAACTTAGAATTACTTCATTCATTAATCCTTGGAAAGATCAACAGGAAAGTGGATTTCAATTGGTTCAGAGTTTATTAGCTATAGGTTCAGGTGGTCTATTTGGCCAAGGTTTTGGGCTGTCTATTCAAAAATTACAATATCTACCGTTCATGTATACAGATTTTATTTTTGCCATTTTTGCGGAAGAATTTGGTTTGTTGGGGTGTACTTTATTCTTAGGATTTTTAGCAGTATTCTCTTATATAAGCTTAAGAATTAGTCTTAAGTGCAGGAACAACTATACAAAATTAGTTGCTATAGGATGTGGTGTATTGTTAATAGGTCAATCAATAATGCATATCGCTGTAGCAACAGGTTCAATGCCTACAACAGGCTTACCACTACCCTTCATTAGTTATGGTGGCAATTCACTAATCGCGTCTTTTTTTATTGCAGGGATGTTACTTAGATGTTCATTAGAATCAACTGGATTTATAGGTATGATTAGTACACGAAAGACTCTTAATTAG
- a CDS encoding cytochrome c biogenesis protein CcdA: MQSGLNSPGPFTIFLVFSAGLLTSLGPCSLSLLPVTIAYVGGTEKNKFKLISFSGGVVFSLVALGAASGFLGKIYGQIPSYYTSFVALIAIVMGLNLLGILKFQFPNGPDLKIIEDKIPPLIAPFTIGTTFGLASSPCITPVLATLLAWVSQAKNPIISIIFLFFFGIGQVTPLIIAGATAENLKKFLELRKFSQIIPTLSGIFLVALGLLNLFSNWI; encoded by the coding sequence ATGCAGAGTGGTCTTAATAGTCCTGGTCCATTTACTATCTTTTTGGTTTTCAGCGCAGGACTGTTAACAAGTCTTGGGCCATGTTCATTATCATTACTTCCAGTCACAATTGCTTATGTAGGAGGAACAGAGAAAAATAAATTTAAGCTTATTAGTTTTTCAGGAGGAGTCGTTTTTTCGCTTGTTGCCCTTGGTGCTGCGAGTGGATTCTTAGGCAAAATATACGGACAAATTCCATCTTATTACACTTCATTTGTTGCTCTAATAGCAATAGTAATGGGTTTAAATTTACTAGGAATTCTAAAGTTTCAGTTTCCGAATGGACCTGATCTAAAAATAATAGAAGACAAAATACCACCCCTCATAGCACCTTTCACAATAGGAACCACTTTTGGACTAGCCTCTTCACCTTGCATCACTCCAGTTTTAGCAACTCTTCTGGCTTGGGTATCGCAAGCTAAAAACCCGATAATCTCGATTATTTTTTTATTTTTCTTTGGGATAGGCCAAGTTACTCCATTAATCATTGCGGGAGCCACGGCAGAAAATTTAAAAAAATTTTTAGAGCTTAGAAAATTTAGTCAAATAATTCCCACTTTGAGTGGGATATTTTTAGTTGCACTAGGATTATTAAATTTATTTTCAAATTGGATTTAA
- a CDS encoding cytochrome c biogenesis protein ResB, whose protein sequence is MIIFKNLILKISSLRFAISLIIFIAITSGIGTFIPQGSRNKFYIDNFDSAPIFGFLDGEKVLKLQLDHIYTSFWFLFTLILLCISLAACSFRRQIPSLKASLKWIEYKSEQKFSKLQLTSSHSINQDGDHISKVDLLLKKRGWKTYKFKSHISARRGLIGKIGPLVVHIGLIVLLIGSAYGSFTKQSKEQYLLPGESLDLVNESTNSKANVKLVDFSIERESDGIPKQFISKLNFSSEDLNLNEIKTAKVNHPIRFKGLTIYQADWAISDVVLEIDNILYQLRLREIPEIGNQVWGVLVELGAETKKNFLLTIDNENGPLKISNVENFSADSLYINDKPLEVNSSKVSLKKIIPSSGLIIKNDPSIPFIYSSFILIIFGTMISLIPTNQLWILVNKESQKLSIGGLSNKNLVGFKKEFFKLSEEIKNF, encoded by the coding sequence ATGATTATTTTTAAGAATCTAATTTTAAAAATATCAAGTTTAAGATTCGCCATATCACTGATAATCTTCATAGCTATTACAAGTGGAATAGGTACTTTTATACCTCAAGGTAGTAGAAATAAATTTTATATTGATAATTTCGATAGTGCTCCCATTTTTGGATTTTTAGATGGAGAAAAAGTCTTAAAACTTCAATTGGATCATATATATACAAGCTTTTGGTTTTTATTTACATTAATTCTCCTTTGCATTTCCCTAGCAGCTTGTAGTTTCAGGAGGCAAATCCCTTCATTAAAAGCTTCATTAAAATGGATTGAATACAAGAGCGAACAAAAATTTAGCAAACTGCAATTAACTTCAAGTCACTCAATCAATCAAGATGGAGACCATATATCAAAAGTAGATTTATTACTTAAAAAAAGGGGATGGAAAACCTACAAATTCAAAAGTCATATTTCTGCAAGAAGGGGTTTAATTGGAAAAATCGGTCCTTTAGTTGTACATATCGGATTAATAGTTTTACTTATAGGATCAGCATATGGAAGTTTTACAAAACAATCAAAAGAACAATATTTACTACCTGGAGAAAGTTTGGATCTTGTTAATGAGAGTACAAACTCAAAAGCCAATGTAAAATTAGTAGATTTTTCTATAGAACGAGAAAGTGATGGTATACCCAAACAGTTTATTTCAAAGTTAAATTTTTCTTCTGAAGATCTAAACTTAAATGAAATAAAAACCGCCAAAGTTAATCACCCAATTAGGTTTAAAGGATTAACTATTTATCAAGCTGATTGGGCAATATCAGATGTTGTTTTAGAAATAGATAATATCCTTTATCAATTACGATTAAGGGAAATTCCCGAGATAGGCAATCAAGTTTGGGGAGTTTTAGTTGAATTAGGAGCAGAGACTAAAAAAAATTTCCTTTTAACAATAGATAATGAAAATGGTCCACTCAAAATTTCAAATGTAGAAAATTTTTCAGCTGATAGTCTTTATATCAACGACAAACCCTTAGAAGTTAACTCTTCAAAAGTATCTCTAAAAAAAATAATACCCAGCAGTGGGTTAATAATTAAAAATGATCCTTCAATACCATTTATTTACTCCTCTTTTATTTTAATAATTTTTGGAACAATGATTAGTCTTATACCAACTAACCAATTATGGATTCTTGTAAATAAAGAATCACAAAAGTTATCCATTGGAGGTCTTAGCAATAAAAATCTAGTTGGTTTTAAAAAAGAATTTTTTAAATTATCAGAAGAAATAAAAAATTTTTAA
- the queF gene encoding preQ(1) synthase: MSTAKLDDSTQRPLYGERIIKESKIICFDNPNKKRIYEISIQLPEFTCKCPFSGYPDFAKLNIIYQPNLRVYELKSLKLYINNFRDIKISHEEVVNRIMDDLVNEGSPHWIHLNAAFNPRGNVSMQLDIFSGQKKN; the protein is encoded by the coding sequence ATGAGTACTGCTAAATTAGATGATTCGACGCAAAGACCACTTTATGGTGAGAGAATTATTAAAGAATCAAAAATAATTTGTTTCGATAATCCAAATAAGAAAAGAATTTATGAAATTTCTATCCAGCTACCTGAATTCACATGTAAGTGCCCCTTTTCTGGTTATCCAGATTTTGCAAAGCTAAATATTATTTATCAACCTAATTTGAGAGTCTATGAGTTGAAGTCTTTAAAGCTTTATATAAATAATTTTAGAGATATAAAAATATCACATGAGGAAGTTGTTAATAGAATTATGGATGATTTAGTGAATGAAGGCTCACCTCACTGGATACATTTAAATGCTGCATTTAACCCTAGAGGGAATGTTTCTATGCAGTTAGATATTTTTAGTGGACAGAAAAAAAATTAA
- a CDS encoding P-II family nitrogen regulator, producing the protein MKKIEAIIRPFKLEDVKIALVNFGIVGMTVSEVRGFGRQKGQVERYRGSEFTVEFLQKLKVEVVVENEKVNSVIDAIAEAAKTGEIGDGKIFITSIDSVVRIRTGDKDEEAL; encoded by the coding sequence ATGAAGAAAATTGAAGCAATCATACGTCCATTTAAGCTAGAGGATGTAAAAATTGCATTAGTAAACTTTGGTATTGTGGGAATGACAGTTAGTGAAGTCAGAGGTTTTGGAAGGCAAAAAGGACAAGTTGAAAGATATAGAGGTTCCGAATTTACTGTTGAATTCCTTCAAAAACTCAAAGTAGAAGTTGTCGTAGAGAATGAAAAGGTTAATTCAGTCATAGATGCGATTGCTGAAGCAGCAAAAACTGGAGAGATCGGTGACGGAAAAATATTCATCACTTCGATTGATTCTGTTGTGAGAATTAGAACTGGTGACAAAGATGAAGAAGCTCTTTAA
- a CDS encoding TlyA family RNA methyltransferase: protein MIKKSRLDLYLLNKGLCETRQKAQGLILAGKVRDINGKVLDKPGQQVLIGSEFFIDSAPMFVSRGGEKLLEAFKKLEIKVKDKICIDAGISTGGFTDCLLQQGAKLVYGIDVGYGQTAWKIRNNPKVILFERTNIRNLKPNDLLSRSNELPNFVVADLSFISLKLVFKSIGNLLEGDCIEGIFLIKPQFEVGKEKVSKGGVVRNPKFHTEAIESVIYTAKNFQWNIKNLIASPLVGPAGNHEYLAWMTLGNQSNKRINSEYIQNLVKETL from the coding sequence ATGATTAAAAAAAGTAGATTAGACCTTTATCTTCTAAATAAAGGTTTATGTGAAACTCGTCAAAAAGCCCAAGGTTTAATTCTTGCGGGCAAGGTTAGAGATATCAATGGAAAAGTATTGGATAAACCTGGACAACAAGTATTAATTGGATCTGAATTTTTTATTGATTCTGCACCTATGTTTGTATCAAGGGGCGGTGAAAAATTATTAGAGGCATTTAAAAAACTTGAAATTAAAGTAAAAGACAAAATATGTATTGACGCAGGAATCTCTACTGGTGGATTTACTGATTGCTTATTGCAACAAGGAGCAAAGTTAGTTTATGGGATAGATGTTGGTTATGGACAAACTGCATGGAAGATTAGAAATAACCCAAAAGTCATACTTTTTGAACGAACTAATATTCGAAATTTAAAACCTAATGATCTTTTATCTAGAAGTAATGAATTACCAAATTTTGTGGTTGCTGATTTGTCTTTTATTTCATTGAAGTTAGTTTTTAAATCAATTGGTAATTTATTAGAAGGTGATTGTATTGAGGGAATATTTTTAATTAAACCTCAATTTGAGGTGGGTAAAGAAAAAGTCAGTAAAGGTGGTGTTGTTCGTAATCCTAAATTCCATACTGAGGCTATAGAGTCTGTTATTTATACTGCTAAGAATTTCCAATGGAATATAAAGAATTTGATAGCTTCTCCGCTAGTTGGTCCTGCTGGAAATCATGAATATCTAGCTTGGATGACCTTAGGAAATCAATCAAATAAAAGGATTAATAGTGAATATATACAAAATCTAGTAAAAGAAACTCTTTGA
- the purB gene encoding adenylosuccinate lyase encodes MIERYTLPEMGEIWTESAKFQRWLKVEIAACEANFSLGKIPENAMKDIRSNAKFDESRITEIEKEVKHDVIAFLTSVNEFVGDSGRYIHVGMTSSDVLDTGLSLQLKDSCELLLKEIEKLENEVRLLARKHKNTLMIGRSHAIHGEPISFGFKLAGWLAEIIRNKKRLLTLKESVAIGQISGAMGTYANTNPKVELITCDLLGLKPDTASTQVISRDRHAEYVQTIALVGASLDRFATEIRNLQRTDVLEVEEGFTKGQKGSSAMPHKRNPIRSERVSGLARILRSYVLTALENVPLWHERDISHSSNERIMLPDVSICLHFMLREMKDIVSNLEVYPKNMLKNLNIYGGVIFSQKVLLLLVDKGLSREKAYSLVQKNAHQAWNTQNGNFKQNIERDNEIMDFIDHSDLEECFNPSIHLNNLSVIWEKLGI; translated from the coding sequence GTGATCGAGCGTTACACATTACCCGAAATGGGGGAAATCTGGACTGAAAGCGCAAAATTCCAGAGATGGCTTAAGGTTGAAATAGCTGCATGTGAAGCAAATTTTTCCCTCGGGAAAATTCCTGAGAATGCCATGAAAGATATACGTTCAAATGCAAAGTTTGATGAATCTAGAATTACAGAAATTGAGAAAGAAGTTAAACATGATGTCATAGCATTTCTCACAAGCGTTAATGAATTTGTAGGAGATTCTGGAAGATACATACATGTTGGTATGACCAGTAGTGATGTACTTGATACTGGCTTATCTCTTCAGTTAAAAGACTCTTGCGAATTGTTATTAAAAGAAATTGAGAAATTAGAAAATGAAGTCAGATTATTAGCAAGGAAGCATAAAAATACATTAATGATTGGCAGATCACATGCCATTCATGGGGAGCCAATTTCCTTCGGTTTTAAACTTGCTGGATGGTTAGCAGAAATAATAAGGAACAAAAAAAGATTGTTAACTCTAAAAGAATCTGTAGCAATTGGACAAATAAGTGGTGCAATGGGAACTTACGCTAATACGAATCCCAAAGTAGAACTAATAACTTGTGATTTACTAGGGTTAAAACCAGATACAGCAAGTACGCAGGTTATCTCGAGAGACAGACATGCAGAATATGTGCAAACTATTGCACTAGTTGGCGCTTCTTTAGATAGATTTGCAACTGAAATAAGAAATTTACAAAGAACTGATGTTTTAGAAGTTGAGGAGGGCTTTACAAAAGGGCAAAAAGGAAGTTCTGCCATGCCTCATAAAAGAAATCCTATTCGAAGTGAAAGAGTAAGCGGTTTAGCAAGAATTTTGAGGAGTTACGTCTTAACAGCACTGGAAAATGTTCCACTTTGGCACGAAAGAGATATAAGCCATAGTTCAAATGAACGTATCATGTTACCTGACGTATCAATCTGCTTGCATTTTATGCTCAGGGAAATGAAAGATATAGTAAGCAATTTGGAAGTTTATCCAAAAAATATGCTCAAAAATTTAAATATATATGGCGGCGTAATCTTCAGTCAGAAAGTTTTACTTTTGCTTGTAGATAAGGGCTTGTCTAGAGAAAAAGCTTATAGTTTAGTACAAAAAAATGCGCATCAGGCCTGGAATACTCAGAATGGGAATTTCAAACAAAATATAGAGAGAGATAATGAAATAATGGATTTTATTGATCACAGTGACTTAGAAGAATGTTTTAATCCTTCAATTCATCTCAATAATTTAAGTGTAATATGGGAGAAGTTAGGTATCTAG
- a CDS encoding class II fumarate hydratase gives MTKNFRIEKDSMGTIEVPMEALWGAQTQRSIINFSIGEELIPIELIYSLTLIKKAASIANFNLGLIDKRKKDLIVEACTEILDGLHDSQFPLKVWQTGSGTQTNMNVNEVISNIAALKTNSELGSHKPIHPNDDVNKSQSTNDTFPAAIQISVVNEIIKNLVPTIRELTKILDKKSEEWKDLIKIGRTHFQDAVPITFGQEISGWSEQLKDAENAIIMSLNELYFLPLGGTAVGTGINCPKGFCEESIKSISDDTNLMFYKSKNNFSIMASHDRLAQVMSQIKILAGALFKISNDIKILSSGPRSGIYELIIPQNEPGSSIMPGKVNPTQCEALSMVCTHIMGLEYAVSMANSSGTLQMNEYKPLIGFNILTSLKLLKNVIENFRIKLVEGMEPNQKQMKLNLKNSLMLVTAIVPKVGYEKAAEIANLAFKESLNLKEATLKLGYLNEDEFDEAMNINSMI, from the coding sequence ATGACAAAAAACTTTAGGATTGAAAAAGATAGTATGGGAACAATAGAGGTTCCCATGGAAGCTTTGTGGGGTGCTCAAACACAAAGATCGATAATAAATTTTTCTATTGGAGAAGAATTAATTCCAATTGAGTTAATTTATTCACTCACCCTCATAAAAAAAGCTGCTTCAATTGCGAATTTCAATTTAGGTTTAATAGATAAAAGGAAAAAAGATTTAATTGTAGAGGCATGTACGGAAATACTTGATGGGCTTCACGATTCACAGTTTCCCTTAAAGGTTTGGCAAACAGGTAGTGGTACTCAAACAAATATGAATGTTAATGAGGTAATTTCAAATATTGCAGCTTTAAAAACTAATTCAGAACTTGGCAGTCATAAACCAATTCATCCAAATGATGATGTCAATAAATCTCAGTCAACTAATGACACTTTTCCTGCTGCTATTCAAATATCTGTTGTTAATGAAATAATCAAAAATTTAGTTCCAACGATCAGAGAACTTACTAAGATCCTTGATAAAAAAAGTGAAGAATGGAAAGACCTTATAAAGATAGGAAGAACCCATTTTCAAGATGCAGTTCCCATTACTTTTGGGCAAGAAATATCAGGATGGTCAGAGCAACTTAAAGATGCTGAGAATGCAATTATTATGAGTCTTAATGAATTGTATTTCTTACCTCTGGGAGGAACTGCAGTTGGTACAGGGATTAATTGTCCAAAAGGATTTTGTGAAGAATCTATAAAATCAATTTCCGATGATACTAATCTAATGTTTTATAAATCAAAAAATAATTTTTCTATTATGGCCTCGCATGATCGTCTAGCTCAAGTAATGAGTCAGATAAAAATATTAGCAGGTGCATTATTTAAAATTTCAAATGATATAAAAATTCTATCTTCTGGTCCAAGATCAGGAATATATGAACTAATTATTCCTCAAAATGAACCTGGAAGTTCTATCATGCCGGGTAAAGTGAATCCAACTCAATGCGAAGCCTTATCAATGGTTTGCACTCACATAATGGGTCTTGAATATGCAGTTTCAATGGCAAATTCTAGTGGCACTTTACAGATGAATGAATATAAGCCTCTTATTGGATTTAATATTCTCACAAGTTTAAAATTACTTAAAAATGTAATAGAAAATTTCAGAATAAAATTAGTTGAGGGGATGGAACCTAATCAAAAGCAAATGAAGTTAAATTTAAAAAATTCACTAATGTTGGTTACAGCCATAGTGCCAAAAGTTGGTTATGAAAAAGCAGCTGAAATTGCAAACCTTGCCTTCAAAGAATCATTAAATTTAAAAGAGGCAACACTTAAATTAGGTTATTTAAACGAAGATGAATTTGATGAAGCAATGAATATCAATTCAATGATTTGA